In Microbacterium sp. 1.5R, the following are encoded in one genomic region:
- a CDS encoding LacI family DNA-binding transcriptional regulator has product MSTIADVAARAGVSKATASRALSGRGYVSEDTRKRVADAAGELAYVAHSSATSLATGRTQTVGVIMPPVDRWFFSELLAGIQESLFALDYELALYGIREGSETRERLFDVVLPGRRFDGIIAVGIQPSAQELERLHRSERPLVSVGPYSEGSSAVSIDDIAAARIATEHLIELGHTDIAFVGGSTDPDHLSFGDAQRVEGYLEALAAAGLEAVARIADSRPTMPGGYAAAVELLGDRRGRPTAIVGVCDEAAIGAMIAARRLGIAVPTELSIVGVDDHQHAEMFALTTIRQSPREQGHEAVRLLRQQIDHPDSPRERTVTTSSLVVRSSTAGRR; this is encoded by the coding sequence ATGAGCACGATCGCCGACGTCGCGGCGCGCGCTGGCGTGTCGAAGGCGACGGCGAGCCGAGCACTCAGCGGACGCGGTTACGTCTCGGAAGACACCCGCAAGCGGGTCGCCGATGCTGCCGGAGAACTCGCCTATGTCGCACACTCCTCCGCGACGAGTCTCGCCACGGGTCGCACGCAGACCGTCGGAGTCATCATGCCGCCGGTCGACCGCTGGTTCTTCTCGGAGCTGCTCGCCGGCATCCAGGAATCGCTGTTCGCCCTCGACTACGAGCTCGCGCTCTACGGCATCCGCGAAGGCAGCGAGACCCGCGAGCGCCTGTTCGACGTCGTGCTGCCCGGGCGACGGTTCGACGGGATCATCGCCGTCGGCATCCAGCCCAGCGCACAGGAGCTCGAACGTCTGCACCGCTCCGAGCGACCGCTCGTCAGCGTCGGTCCGTACAGTGAGGGATCCAGTGCCGTGTCGATCGACGACATCGCCGCCGCCCGGATCGCCACCGAGCACCTGATCGAACTCGGCCATACCGATATCGCGTTCGTCGGCGGATCCACGGATCCGGACCATCTCAGCTTCGGCGACGCCCAGCGCGTGGAGGGATATCTCGAGGCTCTCGCCGCGGCGGGACTCGAGGCGGTCGCGAGGATCGCGGACAGCCGCCCGACCATGCCCGGCGGCTACGCCGCCGCCGTCGAGCTCCTCGGTGACCGCAGAGGACGCCCCACCGCGATCGTCGGCGTCTGCGACGAGGCGGCGATCGGCGCGATGATCGCGGCACGTCGCCTCGGCATCGCCGTGCCGACCGAGCTCAGCATCGTCGGAGTCGACGACCACCAGCACGCCGAGATGTTCGCGCTCACGACCATCAGGCAGTCACCGCGCGAACAGGGCCACGAGGCAGTGCGCCTGCTGCGGCAGCAGATCGACCACCCGGATTCTCCGCGCGAGCGCACCGTGACGACATCCTCGCTGGTCGTCCGGAGCTCCACCGCCGGACGACGCTGA
- the rplL gene encoding 50S ribosomal protein L7/L12 encodes MAKLTTEELLEQFAGLTLVELNDFVKAFEEKFEVTAAAPVAVAGAGGGAAEEVEEKDSFDVILEAAGDKKIQVIKTVRELTSLGLGEAKAVVDGAPKAVLEGANKEAAEKAKAALEEAGATVTLK; translated from the coding sequence ATGGCTAAGCTCACCACTGAGGAGCTGCTCGAGCAGTTCGCAGGCCTGACCCTCGTCGAGCTCAACGACTTCGTCAAGGCGTTCGAGGAGAAGTTCGAGGTCACCGCTGCTGCCCCCGTCGCCGTTGCAGGCGCAGGCGGCGGCGCTGCTGAAGAGGTTGAGGAGAAGGACTCCTTCGACGTCATCCTCGAGGCTGCCGGCGACAAGAAGATCCAGGTCATCAAGACCGTCCGCGAGCTCACCTCGCTCGGTCTCGGCGAGGCCAAGGCCGTCGTCGACGGTGCTCCCAAGGCCGTGCTCGAGGGCGCGAACAAGGAAGCAGCCGAGAAGGCCAAGGCTGCCCTCGAAGAGGCAGGCGCCACGGTTACCCTCAAGTAA
- a CDS encoding cystathionine gamma-synthase: MSEHAFATRAIHAGQAPDPTTGSIIPPIYQASTHVQDGIGGFRDGYEYNRAGNPTRSSLETQLAALEGGANALSFASGLAAEDALLRGILRPGDHIVLGNDVYGGTYRLLTKVLAPWGIETTTVELSDVDELRAAIRPETKIVWVETPSNPLLKIVDIELIAEIAHAAGAIAVVDNTFASPALQQPLSLGADLVVHSTTKYLGGHSDVLGGAVVFRDDRFFEQVKFQQFAVGAVSAPLDAWLTTRGIKTLAVRVRQHSENAQAIAEWAAGRPEFATVYYPGLASHPGHDVATRQMSGFGGMLSLGLSAGADAAKSFAELTELFQLAESLGGVESLIGYPPDMTHASVRGTALAVPENVVRLSVGIEGVDDLIADLEQGLARLG; encoded by the coding sequence ATGTCCGAGCATGCCTTCGCCACCAGAGCCATCCACGCAGGTCAGGCGCCTGACCCGACCACCGGGTCGATCATCCCGCCGATCTATCAGGCCTCGACGCATGTGCAGGACGGCATCGGCGGGTTCCGAGACGGGTACGAGTACAACCGAGCCGGCAACCCGACACGGTCATCGCTCGAGACGCAGCTCGCCGCACTCGAAGGCGGCGCGAACGCGCTGTCGTTCGCGTCGGGGCTCGCTGCGGAGGATGCGCTGCTGCGCGGCATCCTCCGACCCGGCGATCACATCGTGCTCGGAAACGACGTCTACGGCGGCACCTACCGCCTGCTCACCAAGGTGCTCGCGCCCTGGGGCATCGAGACCACGACGGTCGAGCTGTCGGACGTCGACGAGCTGCGCGCGGCGATCCGGCCCGAGACGAAGATCGTCTGGGTCGAGACGCCCAGCAACCCGCTGCTGAAGATCGTCGACATCGAGCTCATCGCCGAGATCGCCCACGCGGCCGGGGCGATCGCCGTCGTCGACAACACCTTCGCCTCACCGGCACTGCAGCAGCCGCTCTCGCTCGGCGCCGATCTCGTCGTGCACTCCACCACGAAGTACCTGGGCGGGCACTCCGACGTGCTGGGCGGTGCTGTCGTGTTCCGCGACGACCGTTTCTTCGAGCAGGTCAAGTTCCAGCAGTTCGCGGTGGGTGCGGTCTCCGCGCCTCTCGACGCCTGGCTCACGACCCGCGGCATCAAGACGCTCGCGGTGCGGGTGCGCCAGCACTCCGAGAACGCGCAGGCCATCGCCGAATGGGCAGCCGGCCGCCCGGAGTTCGCGACCGTGTACTACCCGGGGCTCGCCTCTCACCCGGGGCACGACGTCGCCACGCGGCAGATGAGCGGGTTCGGCGGGATGCTGTCACTCGGTCTCTCCGCCGGTGCCGATGCAGCCAAGTCGTTCGCGGAATTGACCGAGCTGTTCCAGCTCGCGGAGTCCCTCGGCGGTGTCGAGTCGCTGATCGGATACCCGCCGGACATGACCCACGCCTCGGTGCGGGGCACCGCGCTCGCCGTGCCCGAGAACGTCGTTCGGCTGTCCGTCGGCATCGAAGGCGTCGACGACCTGATCGCCGACCTCGAGCAGGGGCTCGCTCGCCTCGGCTGA
- a CDS encoding multidrug effflux MFS transporter, translated as MPDAPRTDSIPTAPAPERTATGSIRIPSSTGAIRTLGSNPATAPIMLHPGDSISNGRRALYIVLLGALTALGPFTIDLYLPAFPVLEQDFETTAAAIQLTLTGTMIGFALGQLVVGPLSDKVGRRIPLIVVTALHVLASAAAAYAPTLPLLSGARVLMGVGAAAGGVVAMAIVRDLFGGRRLVVMLSRLALVSGVAPVIAPLIGSWLLTLMPWRGIFVVLALYGVVMLVSAIVFIPETLPIARRQEKGGATVMQRYRSVFSDRVFIGVLIIGGMTFSGLFSYLSASPFLFQQTHGLDAQQYGLLFAVNSLGVVAGVQTASRLAARFGPQWVMAYSTAVLLLAGIAIIVTDQLGLGLWGTVIPLFVFMTACGFTFPNVQVLALDRHGKAAGTAASVIGATNFGVAGLISPVVGWVSQGAGITATTMASVMVGCAAIGVLSLWLIVRPRTVGMLAP; from the coding sequence GTGCCCGACGCTCCACGCACTGACTCCATCCCGACCGCCCCCGCTCCTGAGCGGACCGCCACGGGCAGCATCCGCATCCCGTCGTCGACGGGCGCGATCCGCACGCTCGGCTCGAACCCGGCCACCGCGCCGATCATGCTGCACCCCGGCGACTCGATCTCGAACGGCCGCCGAGCCCTGTACATCGTGCTGCTCGGCGCGCTCACCGCGCTCGGCCCGTTCACGATCGACCTGTATCTGCCTGCCTTCCCGGTGCTGGAGCAGGACTTCGAGACCACGGCGGCAGCGATCCAGCTGACCCTGACGGGCACGATGATCGGCTTCGCGCTCGGCCAGCTCGTCGTGGGGCCGCTCAGTGACAAAGTGGGCCGCCGTATCCCGCTGATCGTCGTGACAGCGCTGCACGTGCTCGCCAGTGCGGCGGCGGCGTACGCGCCCACCCTTCCGCTGCTCAGCGGCGCCCGCGTCTTGATGGGCGTGGGAGCGGCCGCAGGCGGCGTCGTCGCCATGGCCATCGTCCGCGATCTGTTCGGCGGCCGCAGGCTCGTGGTGATGCTGTCGCGGCTCGCCCTCGTGTCGGGCGTCGCTCCGGTGATCGCCCCGCTGATCGGCTCATGGCTGCTCACGCTGATGCCGTGGCGCGGCATCTTCGTCGTGCTGGCCCTGTACGGCGTCGTCATGCTCGTGTCGGCCATCGTCTTCATCCCCGAGACGCTGCCGATCGCACGCCGCCAGGAGAAGGGCGGCGCGACAGTTATGCAGCGCTACCGCTCGGTGTTCTCCGATCGCGTCTTCATCGGCGTGCTGATCATCGGGGGCATGACCTTCTCGGGTCTGTTCTCGTACCTGTCTGCCTCGCCGTTCCTGTTCCAGCAGACGCACGGGCTCGACGCGCAGCAGTACGGTCTCCTGTTCGCGGTCAACTCGCTCGGTGTCGTCGCCGGCGTGCAGACGGCCTCGCGACTCGCCGCGCGCTTCGGACCGCAGTGGGTCATGGCCTACTCGACGGCGGTCCTGCTTCTCGCGGGCATCGCCATCATCGTGACCGATCAGCTCGGCCTCGGGCTGTGGGGCACGGTCATCCCGCTGTTCGTCTTCATGACGGCCTGCGGCTTCACCTTCCCGAACGTGCAGGTGCTCGCTCTCGACAGGCACGGCAAGGCGGCGGGCACCGCGGCGTCCGTGATCGGAGCCACGAACTTCGGCGTCGCAGGGCTGATCTCGCCGGTCGTCGGCTGGGTCTCTCAGGGTGCGGGGATCACCGCCACGACCATGGCCTCCGTGATGGTGGGATGCGCGGCCATCGGGGTTCTGTCACTGTGGCTGATCGTGCGCCCACGGACTGTCGGCATGCTGGCTCCCTGA
- a CDS encoding cystathionine beta-synthase: MKYADSIVDLVGDTPLVKLQHVTEGVECTVLVKLEYLNPGGSAKDRIASRIIDAAEASGDLRPGGTIVEPTSGNTGVGLALVAQQRGYKCVFVLPDKVGEDKIDVLRAYGAEVVVTPTSVAADSPESYYSVSDRLAREIPGAFKPNQYENPNGPRSHYETTGPEIWRDTDGRVTHFVAGVGTGGTITGTGRYLREVSDDRVRIVGIDPEGSVYSGGTGRPYLVEGVGEDIWPGAYDPSVPHEIVAVDDAESFAMTRRLAREEGILVGGSSGMAVVGALRVARDLPADAVMVVLLPDGGRGYLGKIFNDGWMRSYGFSEVEEGETVGDVLAARTARLGEGIPDLVHAHPTDTVLEAIGMMTEYDVSQLVVLSAEPPVMMGEVVGTVDEKGLLDLLFRGDAKPADAVGDHVGDRLPLIGIHAPIAQARAALADVDALLVTLDGKPHTVLTRQDLLSYISR, from the coding sequence ATGAAGTACGCAGACTCCATCGTCGACCTCGTCGGCGACACGCCCCTCGTGAAGCTCCAGCACGTCACCGAGGGCGTGGAGTGCACGGTTCTCGTGAAGCTCGAGTACCTCAACCCCGGCGGCTCCGCGAAGGACCGCATCGCCTCGCGCATCATCGACGCGGCCGAGGCCTCGGGCGACCTGCGGCCGGGCGGCACGATCGTCGAGCCGACCAGCGGCAACACCGGCGTCGGACTCGCGCTGGTCGCCCAGCAGCGCGGGTACAAGTGCGTCTTCGTGCTGCCAGACAAGGTCGGCGAGGACAAGATCGACGTGCTGCGCGCCTATGGTGCCGAGGTGGTCGTCACTCCGACCTCGGTGGCGGCCGACAGCCCCGAGTCGTACTACAGCGTGAGCGACCGGCTCGCCCGCGAGATCCCCGGGGCGTTCAAGCCCAACCAGTACGAGAACCCCAACGGGCCGCGCAGCCACTACGAGACCACCGGCCCCGAGATCTGGCGAGACACCGACGGCCGCGTCACGCACTTCGTCGCCGGGGTCGGCACCGGGGGCACGATCACCGGAACCGGCCGGTATCTGCGGGAGGTGTCGGACGATCGGGTCCGCATCGTCGGAATCGACCCCGAGGGCAGCGTCTACAGTGGCGGCACCGGGCGCCCGTACCTGGTCGAGGGAGTCGGCGAGGACATCTGGCCCGGCGCCTACGACCCGAGCGTGCCGCACGAGATCGTCGCCGTCGACGACGCCGAGTCGTTCGCGATGACCCGGCGGCTCGCGCGAGAAGAGGGAATCCTCGTCGGAGGCTCCAGCGGCATGGCCGTGGTCGGCGCGCTGCGGGTGGCGCGTGATCTGCCGGCGGACGCCGTGATGGTGGTGCTGCTTCCGGATGGCGGGCGCGGGTATCTCGGCAAGATCTTCAACGACGGCTGGATGCGCTCGTACGGGTTCAGCGAGGTGGAGGAGGGCGAGACCGTCGGCGACGTGCTCGCCGCGCGCACGGCCCGCCTGGGGGAGGGCATCCCCGATCTGGTGCACGCGCATCCGACCGACACCGTGCTCGAGGCCATCGGCATGATGACCGAGTACGACGTCTCTCAGCTGGTGGTGCTGAGCGCCGAGCCGCCGGTCATGATGGGCGAGGTGGTCGGCACGGTCGACGAGAAGGGGCTGCTGGACCTGCTGTTCCGAGGCGATGCGAAGCCCGCGGACGCCGTGGGCGATCATGTGGGGGACAGGCTGCCCCTCATCGGCATCCATGCGCCGATCGCGCAGGCACGTGCGGCGCTCGCCGATGTCGACGCGCTGCTCGTCACCCTCGACGGCAAGCCGCACACCGTGCTCACGCGACAGGACCTGCTGTCGTACATCTCCCGCTGA
- a CDS encoding carbohydrate ABC transporter permease — translation MTDTVNSDTGQSTRAITTAGRFEASAGRARKRLSRPWATVASIVIAVVWTIPTLGLFISSFRERDAIETSGWWTVFTNPQLTLDNYVAVLQSGTTQLTILESFFNSIVITIPATLIPLMIAAMAAYAFSWIDFKGRNALFIFVFALQIVPIQMALVPLLSSFSRGINLFGVQVTQGLDASGGYAQVWIAHTMFALPLAIYLLHNFMSEIPGEIIEAARVDGASRGQIFFRIVLPLTMPAIASVAIFQFLWVWNDLLVALVFADGAASPITKVLAEITGRGEGWYLLTAGAFVSIIVPLIVFFSLQRYFVRGLLAGSTKG, via the coding sequence ATGACCGACACCGTGAACTCAGACACCGGACAGAGCACGAGGGCGATCACCACCGCCGGACGCTTCGAAGCCTCGGCCGGCCGCGCGCGCAAGCGCCTGAGCCGTCCGTGGGCCACCGTCGCATCGATCGTGATCGCCGTGGTGTGGACGATCCCGACGCTCGGCCTGTTCATCTCGTCGTTCCGTGAGAGGGACGCGATCGAGACGAGCGGCTGGTGGACGGTCTTCACCAACCCGCAGCTGACGCTCGACAACTATGTCGCCGTGCTGCAGTCCGGAACGACGCAGCTGACGATCCTGGAGTCGTTCTTCAACTCCATCGTGATCACGATCCCCGCCACGCTCATCCCGCTGATGATCGCGGCGATGGCGGCCTACGCGTTCTCCTGGATCGACTTCAAGGGACGCAACGCGCTGTTCATCTTCGTGTTCGCGCTGCAGATCGTGCCGATCCAGATGGCTCTCGTGCCGCTGCTGTCGTCGTTCTCGCGGGGCATCAACCTGTTCGGCGTCCAGGTGACGCAGGGACTGGACGCCTCGGGCGGCTACGCACAGGTGTGGATCGCGCACACGATGTTCGCGCTGCCGCTGGCGATCTACCTGCTGCACAACTTTATGTCGGAGATCCCGGGGGAGATCATCGAGGCGGCTCGCGTCGACGGCGCGTCCCGCGGACAGATCTTCTTCCGGATCGTGCTTCCGCTGACGATGCCGGCGATCGCGTCGGTGGCGATCTTCCAGTTCCTGTGGGTGTGGAACGACCTGCTCGTCGCCCTCGTGTTCGCCGACGGCGCCGCCTCGCCGATCACGAAGGTGCTCGCCGAGATCACCGGTCGCGGCGAGGGATGGTACCTGCTCACCGCAGGAGCCTTCGTGTCGATCATCGTCCCGCTGATCGTCTTCTTCTCGCTCCAGCGGTACTTCGTGCGAGGACTCCTGGCGGGGTCCACCAAGGGCTGA
- the rplJ gene encoding 50S ribosomal protein L10 produces MAQKDASVAELTKSFENSTAVLLTEYRGLTVAQLKELRNSIRQDAEYAVVKNTLTKIAANKAGITALDDDLKGPSAVAFVHGDFVATAKALRDFAKANPLLVIKSGIFEGNALSADEVNKYAALESREVLLAKAAGMMKATMGKAAATIDALREKLETAEAA; encoded by the coding sequence ATGGCGCAGAAGGACGCATCGGTTGCCGAGCTCACGAAGTCATTCGAGAACTCGACTGCCGTTCTGCTGACCGAGTACCGCGGTCTGACGGTTGCCCAGCTCAAGGAGCTGCGCAACAGCATCCGTCAGGACGCTGAGTACGCCGTGGTGAAGAACACGCTGACCAAGATCGCCGCCAACAAGGCTGGCATCACCGCGCTGGACGACGACCTCAAGGGTCCGTCGGCTGTCGCGTTCGTGCATGGCGACTTCGTCGCCACTGCCAAGGCTCTTCGTGACTTCGCCAAGGCCAACCCGCTTCTCGTGATCAAGTCCGGCATCTTCGAGGGCAACGCCCTCTCTGCCGACGAGGTCAACAAGTACGCCGCGCTCGAGAGCCGTGAGGTTCTGCTGGCGAAGGCTGCGGGCATGATGAAGGCGACGATGGGCAAGGCAGCTGCCACCATCGATGCTCTTCGCGAAAAGCTGGAGACCGCTGAGGCCGCGTGA
- a CDS encoding carbohydrate ABC transporter permease — translation MNATVFFQWIGSLPPIAQALAVVIAFAVVVVVILLLVDIAPRKGALYTGIRLAMCLLIPFAVMWFFNSYYWAMGVAVAVGALFFFLDYRSRDGAGYLIQLVAFMAPAMLLLLAGLILPSIQTVYASFWNSTGSDFVGFSNYLWIFTQSDGVTSVVNTIVWVLLVPTLSTIVGLAYAVFIDKTRGEKIYKLLVFMPMAISFVGASIIWRFVYAYRGPEFEQIGLLNQILVWFGGEPQQFLLNGPWNNLALIVVLIWVQTGFAMVVLSASIKGVPTELLEAAELDGANAWERFRSVTIPSIRPALIVVLTTISIASLKVFDIVRTMTGGNYGTSVLANEMYTQFSKFEAGRSAALSVILFILVLPIVIYNARQIKKQREIR, via the coding sequence ATGAACGCGACTGTGTTCTTCCAATGGATCGGGTCTCTGCCCCCGATCGCCCAGGCTCTCGCCGTCGTCATCGCGTTCGCGGTGGTCGTCGTCGTCATCCTGCTTCTCGTCGACATCGCGCCCCGCAAGGGCGCGCTCTACACCGGCATCCGCCTGGCGATGTGCCTGCTCATCCCGTTCGCGGTGATGTGGTTCTTCAACTCCTATTACTGGGCGATGGGAGTAGCGGTCGCCGTCGGCGCCCTGTTCTTCTTCCTCGACTACCGTTCCCGCGACGGAGCCGGGTACCTGATCCAGCTCGTGGCATTCATGGCCCCGGCCATGCTGCTGCTGCTCGCGGGCCTGATCCTGCCGTCCATCCAGACGGTCTACGCGTCGTTCTGGAACTCCACCGGCAGTGACTTCGTCGGCTTCTCGAACTACCTCTGGATCTTCACGCAGTCCGACGGCGTCACCTCGGTCGTGAACACGATCGTCTGGGTGCTCCTGGTCCCGACGCTCTCGACCATCGTCGGTCTGGCCTACGCGGTGTTCATCGACAAGACCCGCGGCGAGAAGATCTACAAGCTCCTCGTCTTCATGCCGATGGCGATCTCGTTCGTCGGCGCGAGCATCATCTGGCGCTTCGTCTACGCCTACCGCGGTCCGGAGTTCGAACAGATCGGTCTGCTCAACCAGATCCTGGTCTGGTTCGGCGGAGAGCCGCAGCAGTTCCTGCTCAACGGGCCGTGGAACAACCTCGCCCTCATCGTCGTGCTGATCTGGGTGCAGACCGGTTTCGCGATGGTCGTCCTGTCGGCGTCGATCAAGGGAGTTCCCACAGAGCTCCTCGAAGCGGCCGAGCTCGACGGCGCGAACGCGTGGGAGCGATTCCGTTCGGTGACGATCCCGTCGATCCGCCCCGCGCTGATCGTCGTCCTCACCACCATCTCGATCGCCTCGCTGAAGGTCTTCGACATCGTCCGCACGATGACCGGTGGCAACTACGGCACCTCGGTGCTCGCGAACGAGATGTACACGCAGTTCTCCAAGTTCGAGGCGGGACGCAGCGCTGCGCTCTCCGTCATCCTGTTCATCCTGGTGCTCCCGATCGTGATCTACAACGCGCGCCAGATCAAGAAGCAGCGGGAGATCCGATGA
- a CDS encoding ABC transporter substrate-binding protein, which yields MGLSQRSRRYAPIALLGVAGIALAGCGAPGGTDGGGEGGGGDNTVTIYGTIVEGEAELLAESWADFEKENDITIKYEGSQDFETQLGTRAQGGNPPDIAIFPQPGLFADYAARDFLKPAPDAVEANAKEYWTQGWVDFGTYEDEFYGAPLMASVKGWVWYSPTKFAEWGVQEPTSWDELLTLTQTIQEKSGKAPWCAGFESGVATGWPGTDWIEDLVLRNAGADVYDQWVKNEIPFTDPQIKEAFDATGEILLNPAYVNGGFGDVRSVNSTAFGDVAPAVASGECALTHQASFLSGFFPEGTNIAEDGDVWAFLLPSQSEDETFITGGGEIVGAFSDDEATQKVLEYLSSPEWADSRLALGGVTSANKGVDIEAVENPILQESIKLLQDDSVTFRFDGSDQMPGAVGSGTFWKGMVAWINGTSTDEVLTQIETGWPSS from the coding sequence ATGGGTCTGTCACAGCGTTCCCGGCGTTACGCGCCAATCGCACTGCTGGGAGTCGCGGGCATCGCGCTCGCCGGTTGTGGTGCTCCCGGCGGCACGGACGGCGGGGGAGAAGGCGGCGGCGGAGACAACACCGTCACGATCTACGGCACGATCGTCGAAGGAGAGGCAGAACTTCTCGCAGAGTCCTGGGCGGACTTCGAGAAGGAGAACGACATCACGATCAAGTACGAGGGCAGCCAGGACTTCGAGACTCAGCTCGGCACCCGTGCACAGGGCGGCAACCCGCCCGACATCGCGATCTTCCCGCAGCCGGGTCTGTTCGCGGACTACGCGGCTCGCGACTTCCTGAAGCCGGCCCCTGACGCCGTCGAGGCGAACGCCAAGGAGTACTGGACGCAGGGGTGGGTCGACTTCGGCACCTACGAGGACGAGTTCTACGGCGCGCCGCTCATGGCGAGCGTCAAGGGTTGGGTCTGGTACTCGCCGACGAAGTTCGCCGAGTGGGGAGTCCAGGAGCCCACGAGCTGGGACGAGCTGCTCACACTGACCCAGACCATCCAGGAGAAGAGCGGCAAGGCACCCTGGTGCGCCGGCTTCGAGTCGGGTGTGGCGACCGGCTGGCCCGGCACCGACTGGATCGAGGACCTCGTGCTCCGCAACGCGGGCGCCGACGTCTACGACCAGTGGGTCAAGAACGAGATCCCCTTCACCGACCCGCAGATCAAGGAGGCGTTCGACGCCACCGGCGAGATCCTGCTCAACCCGGCCTACGTCAACGGCGGCTTCGGCGACGTGCGCTCGGTCAACTCCACGGCATTCGGCGACGTGGCCCCTGCGGTCGCGAGCGGCGAGTGCGCACTGACGCACCAGGCGTCGTTCCTGTCGGGCTTCTTCCCCGAGGGCACGAACATCGCCGAGGACGGCGACGTGTGGGCGTTCCTGCTTCCGAGCCAGAGCGAGGACGAGACGTTCATCACCGGTGGTGGCGAGATCGTCGGCGCGTTCAGCGACGACGAGGCGACGCAGAAGGTGCTCGAGTACCTCTCGAGCCCCGAGTGGGCTGACAGCCGTCTGGCGCTCGGTGGCGTGACGTCTGCGAACAAGGGCGTCGACATCGAGGCCGTCGAGAACCCGATCCTGCAGGAGTCGATCAAGCTGCTCCAGGACGACTCGGTCACGTTCCGCTTCGACGGATCCGACCAGATGCCCGGCGCCGTCGGCTCGGGAACCTTCTGGAAGGGCATGGTCGCCTGGATCAACGGCACCTCGACCGACGAGGTCCTGACCCAGATCGAGACCGGCTGGCCCTCCAGCTGA